In the genome of Ctenopharyngodon idella isolate HZGC_01 chromosome 19, HZGC01, whole genome shotgun sequence, one region contains:
- the LOC127500860 gene encoding bromodomain-containing protein 2-like isoform X1, with the protein MAYRIRVGVYEWRDISQWSRRWVYKKSGGASTSPFHCSAELEDRGSQKNKAAKLGYSNETGLKTESGSIPMETAISPPFDSSLGGGDGMQGLTMMEQTISGPGKRIRKPSLLYEGFEGPALPQVPQSGPPQPPVRDPTRQGRMTNQLQFLQKALQKTLWRHHFAWPFHEPVDAAKLNLPDYYNIIKQPMDMGTIKKRLENNYYRSASECMQDFNTMFTNCYIYNKPTDDIVLMAQSLEKAFLQKVAQMPQEEEEIPAPVPRGKPGKLKKGHKSISGGFTTAHQVPAISSVSQSAYSPPTPDTPDSVLSTPPQMLITKTLPPTSHSTTALLGLPPTQPTAKKKGVKRKADTTTPTTTGMPLTMGVSGMGLGLGGGDSPLTISAYSADPKQSLSLGLNLGLGGGLVGDKVPARRGGSGRPIKPPRKDLPDSQNQHQPVRRGRLSQQLRYCSTILKELLSKKHTAYAWPFYKPVDVSLLGLHDYHDIIKCPMDLSTIKRKMDHREYRDALQFAADIRLMFSNCYKYNPPDHDVVSMARKLQDVFEFRFAKMPDEPLDSLPPASLGGGLGGHSSSSSSSSSSSSESDVSSESESESSPSSDSEEERAHRLAQLQEQVCTQLRAVHEQLAALSSTPIVKPKKKKEKKDKKKKKKPEKHKRSRSIMEDEVVIRPPKTPKLSKTPKSRSNSKAATSTQGKKGSSKKSNKSKSSKKSQAASFNSIPMSHGGLTPHYDSEEEEETSPMSYDEKRQLSLDINRLPGEKLGRVVHIIQSREPSLRDTNPEEIEIDFETLKPSTLRELERYVMMCLRKKPRKPYVAVKGAAGKSREELALEKKRELERRLQDVSGQLNSGKKPQKTKVEKPTAVEPNAMASRLSASSSSSDSSSSSSSSSSSDTSDSDSG; encoded by the exons ATGGCCTATAGAATACGCGTAGGTGTGTACGAATGGCGTGACATCAGCCAATGGAGCCGTCGATGGGTTTATAAAAAGTCGGGCGGAGCCTCAACTTCGCCATTTCATTGTAGCGCTGAGCTGGAGGATAGAGGAAGTCAGAAAAACAAGGCCGCGAAACTCGGATACTCGAACGAAACCGGTTTAAAAACAGAATCCGGATCCATCCCGATGGAGACGGCCATTAGCCCGCCCTTTGACAG CTCTTTGGGCGGGGGCGACGGCATGCAGGGGCTCACGATGATGGAGCAGACCATCTCCGGACCTGGCAAGCGCATCCGCAAGCCGTCGCTGCTGTACGAAGGTTTTGAAGGACCTGCTCTACCCCAGGTTCCCCAATCCGGACCCCCTCAACCCCCTGTACGGGACCCCACTCGACAGGGCCGCATGACCAACCAACTGCAGTTTCTCCAGAAGGCTTTACAGAAGACACTGTGGAGGCATCACTTCGCCTGGCCTTTCCATGAGCCGGTGGACGCTGCCAAGCTCAACCTCCCT GATTATTATAACATCATTAAGCAGCCCATGGATATGGGGACCATCAAGAAAAGACTGGAGAACAATTATTACCGCAGTGCCAGCGAGTGCATGCAGGATTTCAACACCATGTTCACCAACTGCTACATCTACAACAAG CCAACAGATGACATTGTCCTGATGGCCCAGTCTCTGGAGAAGGCTTTCCTGCAGAAGGTTGCACAGATGCCCCAAGAGGAAGAAGAGATTCCCGCACCTGTCCCTAGGGGCAAACCGGGCAAACTTAAAAAAGGCCACAAATCAA TTTCAGGTGGATTCACAACAGCTCATCAGGTCCCTGCTATATCTTCTGTATCCCAGTCGGCCTACTCCCCTCCCACTCCAGACACCCCAGACTCGGTCCTGTCCACCCCACCGCAGATGCTTATAACTAAGACTTTGCCTCCCACTTCACATAGCACCACTGCACTGCTGGGCCTGCCACCTACCCAACCTACTGCAAAG AAAAAGGGCGTCAAGCGTAAGGCAGACACGACCACCCCCACCACCACAGGCATGCCCCTCACTATGGGTGTAAGTGGCATGGGTCTTGGCTTGGGCGGCGGTGACTCCCCGCTCACCATCTCTGCTTATAGTGCAGACCCCAAACAGAGCCTGTCCCTTGGCCTGAACCTAGGTCTTGGTGGAGGTCTGGTTGGAGACAAAGTTCCGGCGAGACGAGGTGGCAGTGGCAGGCCCATCAAGCCACCACGGAAAGACTTGCCAGACTCCCAGAACCAACATCAGCCAGTGCGGCGTGGGAGGCTGAGCCAGCAGCTACGATACTGCAGCACTATTCTCAAGGAGCTGCTGTCGAAGAAGCACACAGCCTACGCCTGGCCCTTCTACAAGCCGGTGGATGTTTCCTTACTGGGACTGCATGACTATCACGATATTATCAAGTGTCCCATGGATCTAAGCACTATAAAG AGGAAAATGGATCATCGGGAGTACCGGGATGCATTGCAGTTTGCAGCTGACATCAGGCTAATGTTTTCAAACTGTTACAAGTACAATCCTCCAGATCACGATGTGGTGTCCATGGCCCGAAAATTACAG GATGTATTTGAGTTCCGCTTCGCCAAGATGCCTGACGAGCCCCTGGACTCCCTCCCACCTGCGTCCCTGGGCGGCGGCCTGGGCGGTcactcctcctcttcctcctcctcttcctcctcgtcGTCAGAGAGTGACGTGAGCAGCGAGAGTGAGAGCGAGAGCAGCCCGAGCTCCGACAGTGAGGAGGAGAGAGCGCATCGCCTGGCCCAGCTTCAGGAACAGGTGTGTACACAG TTGAGAGCGGTGCACGAGCAGCTGGCTGCGCTGTCCTCTACGCCCATCGTCAAGcccaagaagaagaaagaaaagaaagacaagaagaaaaagaagaagccGGAAAAACACAAGCGGAGCAGGAGCATAATGGAGGATGAGGTTGTCATTCGGCCGCCGAAAACGCCCAAACTCTCCAAGACACCAAAGAGCAGGAGCAACAGCAAAGCGGCGACTTCCACTCAGGGCAAGAAGGGCTCCAGTAAGAAGAGCAACAAGAGCAA ATCCTCAAAGAAATCTCAAGCCGCATCGTTTAACTCCATACCCATGAGCCACGGTGGTCTTACGCCACACTACGActcagaggaagaggaggagaccAGCCCCATGAGCTACGACGAGAAGCGGCAGCTCAGCCTGGACATCAACAGGCTGCCGGGTGAGAAACTGGGCCGCGTGGTCCACATCATCCAATCACGAGAGCCCTCGCTGCGCGACACCAACCCAGAGGAGATCGAGATTGACTTTGAGACGCTCAAACCGTCCACGCTGCGGGAACTAGAGCGATATGTCATGATGTGTTTACGAAAGAAACCACGGAAACCTTATG TGGCAGTCAAAGGTGCTGCGGGTAAATCTCGCGAGGAGTTGGCtctggagaagaagagagagcTGGAGAGAAGACTGCAGGACGTCAGCGGCCAGCTCAACTCCGGCAAGAAACCACAGAAAACCAAAG TGGAGAAGCCCACTGCGGTGGAACCCAATGCCATGGCGTCTCGTCTCAGCGCCAGCAGTTCCAGCTCAGACTCCTCCTCCTCgtcatcctcttcctcatcctctgaCACCAGTGACTCAGACTCAGGCTGA
- the LOC127500860 gene encoding bromodomain-containing protein 2-like isoform X3 → MQGLTMMEQTISGPGKRIRKPSLLYEGFEGPALPQVPQSGPPQPPVRDPTRQGRMTNQLQFLQKALQKTLWRHHFAWPFHEPVDAAKLNLPDYYNIIKQPMDMGTIKKRLENNYYRSASECMQDFNTMFTNCYIYNKPTDDIVLMAQSLEKAFLQKVAQMPQEEEEIPAPVPRGKPGKLKKGHKSISGGFTTAHQVPAISSVSQSAYSPPTPDTPDSVLSTPPQMLITKTLPPTSHSTTALLGLPPTQPTAKKKGVKRKADTTTPTTTGMPLTMGVSGMGLGLGGGDSPLTISAYSADPKQSLSLGLNLGLGGGLVGDKVPARRGGSGRPIKPPRKDLPDSQNQHQPVRRGRLSQQLRYCSTILKELLSKKHTAYAWPFYKPVDVSLLGLHDYHDIIKCPMDLSTIKRKMDHREYRDALQFAADIRLMFSNCYKYNPPDHDVVSMARKLQDVFEFRFAKMPDEPLDSLPPASLGGGLGGHSSSSSSSSSSSSESDVSSESESESSPSSDSEEERAHRLAQLQEQVCTQLRAVHEQLAALSSTPIVKPKKKKEKKDKKKKKKPEKHKRSRSIMEDEVVIRPPKTPKLSKTPKSRSNSKAATSTQGKKGSSKKSNKSKSSKKSQAASFNSIPMSHGGLTPHYDSEEEEETSPMSYDEKRQLSLDINRLPGEKLGRVVHIIQSREPSLRDTNPEEIEIDFETLKPSTLRELERYVMMCLRKKPRKPYVAVKGAAGKSREELALEKKRELERRLQDVSGQLNSGKKPQKTKVEKPTAVEPNAMASRLSASSSSSDSSSSSSSSSSSDTSDSDSG, encoded by the exons ATGCAGGGGCTCACGATGATGGAGCAGACCATCTCCGGACCTGGCAAGCGCATCCGCAAGCCGTCGCTGCTGTACGAAGGTTTTGAAGGACCTGCTCTACCCCAGGTTCCCCAATCCGGACCCCCTCAACCCCCTGTACGGGACCCCACTCGACAGGGCCGCATGACCAACCAACTGCAGTTTCTCCAGAAGGCTTTACAGAAGACACTGTGGAGGCATCACTTCGCCTGGCCTTTCCATGAGCCGGTGGACGCTGCCAAGCTCAACCTCCCT GATTATTATAACATCATTAAGCAGCCCATGGATATGGGGACCATCAAGAAAAGACTGGAGAACAATTATTACCGCAGTGCCAGCGAGTGCATGCAGGATTTCAACACCATGTTCACCAACTGCTACATCTACAACAAG CCAACAGATGACATTGTCCTGATGGCCCAGTCTCTGGAGAAGGCTTTCCTGCAGAAGGTTGCACAGATGCCCCAAGAGGAAGAAGAGATTCCCGCACCTGTCCCTAGGGGCAAACCGGGCAAACTTAAAAAAGGCCACAAATCAA TTTCAGGTGGATTCACAACAGCTCATCAGGTCCCTGCTATATCTTCTGTATCCCAGTCGGCCTACTCCCCTCCCACTCCAGACACCCCAGACTCGGTCCTGTCCACCCCACCGCAGATGCTTATAACTAAGACTTTGCCTCCCACTTCACATAGCACCACTGCACTGCTGGGCCTGCCACCTACCCAACCTACTGCAAAG AAAAAGGGCGTCAAGCGTAAGGCAGACACGACCACCCCCACCACCACAGGCATGCCCCTCACTATGGGTGTAAGTGGCATGGGTCTTGGCTTGGGCGGCGGTGACTCCCCGCTCACCATCTCTGCTTATAGTGCAGACCCCAAACAGAGCCTGTCCCTTGGCCTGAACCTAGGTCTTGGTGGAGGTCTGGTTGGAGACAAAGTTCCGGCGAGACGAGGTGGCAGTGGCAGGCCCATCAAGCCACCACGGAAAGACTTGCCAGACTCCCAGAACCAACATCAGCCAGTGCGGCGTGGGAGGCTGAGCCAGCAGCTACGATACTGCAGCACTATTCTCAAGGAGCTGCTGTCGAAGAAGCACACAGCCTACGCCTGGCCCTTCTACAAGCCGGTGGATGTTTCCTTACTGGGACTGCATGACTATCACGATATTATCAAGTGTCCCATGGATCTAAGCACTATAAAG AGGAAAATGGATCATCGGGAGTACCGGGATGCATTGCAGTTTGCAGCTGACATCAGGCTAATGTTTTCAAACTGTTACAAGTACAATCCTCCAGATCACGATGTGGTGTCCATGGCCCGAAAATTACAG GATGTATTTGAGTTCCGCTTCGCCAAGATGCCTGACGAGCCCCTGGACTCCCTCCCACCTGCGTCCCTGGGCGGCGGCCTGGGCGGTcactcctcctcttcctcctcctcttcctcctcgtcGTCAGAGAGTGACGTGAGCAGCGAGAGTGAGAGCGAGAGCAGCCCGAGCTCCGACAGTGAGGAGGAGAGAGCGCATCGCCTGGCCCAGCTTCAGGAACAGGTGTGTACACAG TTGAGAGCGGTGCACGAGCAGCTGGCTGCGCTGTCCTCTACGCCCATCGTCAAGcccaagaagaagaaagaaaagaaagacaagaagaaaaagaagaagccGGAAAAACACAAGCGGAGCAGGAGCATAATGGAGGATGAGGTTGTCATTCGGCCGCCGAAAACGCCCAAACTCTCCAAGACACCAAAGAGCAGGAGCAACAGCAAAGCGGCGACTTCCACTCAGGGCAAGAAGGGCTCCAGTAAGAAGAGCAACAAGAGCAA ATCCTCAAAGAAATCTCAAGCCGCATCGTTTAACTCCATACCCATGAGCCACGGTGGTCTTACGCCACACTACGActcagaggaagaggaggagaccAGCCCCATGAGCTACGACGAGAAGCGGCAGCTCAGCCTGGACATCAACAGGCTGCCGGGTGAGAAACTGGGCCGCGTGGTCCACATCATCCAATCACGAGAGCCCTCGCTGCGCGACACCAACCCAGAGGAGATCGAGATTGACTTTGAGACGCTCAAACCGTCCACGCTGCGGGAACTAGAGCGATATGTCATGATGTGTTTACGAAAGAAACCACGGAAACCTTATG TGGCAGTCAAAGGTGCTGCGGGTAAATCTCGCGAGGAGTTGGCtctggagaagaagagagagcTGGAGAGAAGACTGCAGGACGTCAGCGGCCAGCTCAACTCCGGCAAGAAACCACAGAAAACCAAAG TGGAGAAGCCCACTGCGGTGGAACCCAATGCCATGGCGTCTCGTCTCAGCGCCAGCAGTTCCAGCTCAGACTCCTCCTCCTCgtcatcctcttcctcatcctctgaCACCAGTGACTCAGACTCAGGCTGA
- the LOC127500860 gene encoding bromodomain-containing protein 2-like isoform X2: MAYRIRVGVYEWRDISQWSRRWVYKKSGGASTSPFHCSAELEDRGSQKNKAAKLGYSNETGLKTESGSIPMETAISPPFDSSLGGGDGMQGLTMMEQTISGPGKRIRKPSLLYEGFEGPALPQVPQSGPPQPPVRDPTRQGRMTNQLQFLQKALQKTLWRHHFAWPFHEPVDAAKLNLPDYYNIIKQPMDMGTIKKRLENNYYRSASECMQDFNTMFTNCYIYNKPTDDIVLMAQSLEKAFLQKVAQMPQEEEEIPAPVPRGKPGKLKKGHKSISGGFTTAHQVPAISSVSQSAYSPPTPDTPDSVLSTPPQMLITKTLPPTSHSTTALLGLPPTQPTAKKKGVKRKADTTTPTTTGMPLTMGVSGMGLGLGGGDSPLTISAYSADPKQSLSLGLNLGLGGGLVGDKVPARRGGSGRPIKPPRKDLPDSQNQHQPVRRGRLSQQLRYCSTILKELLSKKHTAYAWPFYKPVDVSLLGLHDYHDIIKCPMDLSTIKRKMDHREYRDALQFAADIRLMFSNCYKYNPPDHDVVSMARKLQDVFEFRFAKMPDEPLDSLPPASLGGGLGGHSSSSSSSSSSSSESDVSSESESESSPSSDSEEERAHRLAQLQEQLRAVHEQLAALSSTPIVKPKKKKEKKDKKKKKKPEKHKRSRSIMEDEVVIRPPKTPKLSKTPKSRSNSKAATSTQGKKGSSKKSNKSKSSKKSQAASFNSIPMSHGGLTPHYDSEEEEETSPMSYDEKRQLSLDINRLPGEKLGRVVHIIQSREPSLRDTNPEEIEIDFETLKPSTLRELERYVMMCLRKKPRKPYVAVKGAAGKSREELALEKKRELERRLQDVSGQLNSGKKPQKTKVEKPTAVEPNAMASRLSASSSSSDSSSSSSSSSSSDTSDSDSG; the protein is encoded by the exons ATGGCCTATAGAATACGCGTAGGTGTGTACGAATGGCGTGACATCAGCCAATGGAGCCGTCGATGGGTTTATAAAAAGTCGGGCGGAGCCTCAACTTCGCCATTTCATTGTAGCGCTGAGCTGGAGGATAGAGGAAGTCAGAAAAACAAGGCCGCGAAACTCGGATACTCGAACGAAACCGGTTTAAAAACAGAATCCGGATCCATCCCGATGGAGACGGCCATTAGCCCGCCCTTTGACAG CTCTTTGGGCGGGGGCGACGGCATGCAGGGGCTCACGATGATGGAGCAGACCATCTCCGGACCTGGCAAGCGCATCCGCAAGCCGTCGCTGCTGTACGAAGGTTTTGAAGGACCTGCTCTACCCCAGGTTCCCCAATCCGGACCCCCTCAACCCCCTGTACGGGACCCCACTCGACAGGGCCGCATGACCAACCAACTGCAGTTTCTCCAGAAGGCTTTACAGAAGACACTGTGGAGGCATCACTTCGCCTGGCCTTTCCATGAGCCGGTGGACGCTGCCAAGCTCAACCTCCCT GATTATTATAACATCATTAAGCAGCCCATGGATATGGGGACCATCAAGAAAAGACTGGAGAACAATTATTACCGCAGTGCCAGCGAGTGCATGCAGGATTTCAACACCATGTTCACCAACTGCTACATCTACAACAAG CCAACAGATGACATTGTCCTGATGGCCCAGTCTCTGGAGAAGGCTTTCCTGCAGAAGGTTGCACAGATGCCCCAAGAGGAAGAAGAGATTCCCGCACCTGTCCCTAGGGGCAAACCGGGCAAACTTAAAAAAGGCCACAAATCAA TTTCAGGTGGATTCACAACAGCTCATCAGGTCCCTGCTATATCTTCTGTATCCCAGTCGGCCTACTCCCCTCCCACTCCAGACACCCCAGACTCGGTCCTGTCCACCCCACCGCAGATGCTTATAACTAAGACTTTGCCTCCCACTTCACATAGCACCACTGCACTGCTGGGCCTGCCACCTACCCAACCTACTGCAAAG AAAAAGGGCGTCAAGCGTAAGGCAGACACGACCACCCCCACCACCACAGGCATGCCCCTCACTATGGGTGTAAGTGGCATGGGTCTTGGCTTGGGCGGCGGTGACTCCCCGCTCACCATCTCTGCTTATAGTGCAGACCCCAAACAGAGCCTGTCCCTTGGCCTGAACCTAGGTCTTGGTGGAGGTCTGGTTGGAGACAAAGTTCCGGCGAGACGAGGTGGCAGTGGCAGGCCCATCAAGCCACCACGGAAAGACTTGCCAGACTCCCAGAACCAACATCAGCCAGTGCGGCGTGGGAGGCTGAGCCAGCAGCTACGATACTGCAGCACTATTCTCAAGGAGCTGCTGTCGAAGAAGCACACAGCCTACGCCTGGCCCTTCTACAAGCCGGTGGATGTTTCCTTACTGGGACTGCATGACTATCACGATATTATCAAGTGTCCCATGGATCTAAGCACTATAAAG AGGAAAATGGATCATCGGGAGTACCGGGATGCATTGCAGTTTGCAGCTGACATCAGGCTAATGTTTTCAAACTGTTACAAGTACAATCCTCCAGATCACGATGTGGTGTCCATGGCCCGAAAATTACAG GATGTATTTGAGTTCCGCTTCGCCAAGATGCCTGACGAGCCCCTGGACTCCCTCCCACCTGCGTCCCTGGGCGGCGGCCTGGGCGGTcactcctcctcttcctcctcctcttcctcctcgtcGTCAGAGAGTGACGTGAGCAGCGAGAGTGAGAGCGAGAGCAGCCCGAGCTCCGACAGTGAGGAGGAGAGAGCGCATCGCCTGGCCCAGCTTCAGGAACAG TTGAGAGCGGTGCACGAGCAGCTGGCTGCGCTGTCCTCTACGCCCATCGTCAAGcccaagaagaagaaagaaaagaaagacaagaagaaaaagaagaagccGGAAAAACACAAGCGGAGCAGGAGCATAATGGAGGATGAGGTTGTCATTCGGCCGCCGAAAACGCCCAAACTCTCCAAGACACCAAAGAGCAGGAGCAACAGCAAAGCGGCGACTTCCACTCAGGGCAAGAAGGGCTCCAGTAAGAAGAGCAACAAGAGCAA ATCCTCAAAGAAATCTCAAGCCGCATCGTTTAACTCCATACCCATGAGCCACGGTGGTCTTACGCCACACTACGActcagaggaagaggaggagaccAGCCCCATGAGCTACGACGAGAAGCGGCAGCTCAGCCTGGACATCAACAGGCTGCCGGGTGAGAAACTGGGCCGCGTGGTCCACATCATCCAATCACGAGAGCCCTCGCTGCGCGACACCAACCCAGAGGAGATCGAGATTGACTTTGAGACGCTCAAACCGTCCACGCTGCGGGAACTAGAGCGATATGTCATGATGTGTTTACGAAAGAAACCACGGAAACCTTATG TGGCAGTCAAAGGTGCTGCGGGTAAATCTCGCGAGGAGTTGGCtctggagaagaagagagagcTGGAGAGAAGACTGCAGGACGTCAGCGGCCAGCTCAACTCCGGCAAGAAACCACAGAAAACCAAAG TGGAGAAGCCCACTGCGGTGGAACCCAATGCCATGGCGTCTCGTCTCAGCGCCAGCAGTTCCAGCTCAGACTCCTCCTCCTCgtcatcctcttcctcatcctctgaCACCAGTGACTCAGACTCAGGCTGA